Genomic segment of Synchiropus splendidus isolate RoL2022-P1 chromosome 4, RoL_Sspl_1.0, whole genome shotgun sequence:
AAGAGGAGTCGCGATGCAGACGGAGCAGGACAAGCCCCGGGGAGAGGGATGAAACCAGCTCAGAGGCTGGAGATGGAAAACGCTGAGTCAGCGTTCCAGCCGACAGTGAGAGAAGCCGATCCTGATGTGGAGCTGGAGGACCGTGTGCTCAGACCTGGACCTGGTTTCTGATGGAGCGCCGTGTGTTTAACGACCTGGGCGAGGACTTGCAGGACGCCTGCCGCCGCATCAGGACACACTGAGTTCCTCAGCTGGGTCTGACGGTGACTCCAGTGTCTACAGTCCGATCCTGACCTCCACCTGAAGATCTGGCTTCCTCCAGGCACAAATGCCATCATGGCTGAATGTGACACCTCAAATGCACCTCTTCTGGTGATGCACAGCAGGAGACTGGTCTCGCCTCCAAGACCAGAGTCGACCGCGTTTAGACCTGGTCTGGTGTCAGCCGTGTGGGACTCGCTGGACGCAGGTTCAGAAGCCAGTCTTTGAACAAACCTGGACGCAGCCTTTGTGCCTGGTGGTTCAGGGTGGGTTGAAGAAGAGGCAACTTCGGGGGTTTGGATTTATCAGGGAAGAAAGTCAGTTTTCGGTTTGTCAAAGTCTTGGTTTTCTCTGAGCCATGGTCTTGAGTCAGAGCCCAGTCAGGGGGTCTCGAGCCCAACACTACCTGACTCCAGCCCTTCTCCAGTGGCCCATGTCTCCCGCCCATGTGGGGCCAGGAGGCTCCTTCCAGTCCTGCGTGCTGCTTACCGTGTCGATAGCGTCCAGATGTTGATACATCTGGTCCCCCACTCCCACTCATCCCCTCTAGACCCGAGGCCCCACTCCATCATGTCGACGCCCCACGACGTCACGTCGACACCCCACGACGTCACGTTGACGCCCCACTCGTCATGTCGGCGCCCCACGACATCAGGTCGATGCCCCAGTCCGTCATGTCGACGCCCCATGACGTCACATCAACGCCTCAGTCCATCATGTCGACGCCCCACTACGTCATGTCGACGCCCCACTCGGTCACGTTGACGCCCCACTCCGTCATGTCGACACCCCACTACGTCACGTTGACGCCCCGCTCATCATGTCGACGCCCCACTAAGTCACGTTGATGCCCCACTACGTCACGTTGACGCCCCACTCTGTCACGTCGACCCCTTCCTCAGCAAACTTGCTGCAGGTTATAAACTCCAGTTAGAGGCTTCAGACACACGAGGTTTCAGTTCAGCCGCTGGCTCGGAGGAATCGCAGAGTCAGCAGGTCGCCATCCCGACGGCGCCCTGGAATCAATTCCACCCTCCAAACAGTGGGCTCATGGCAGTGGGGTCCTCCCAGCATGCCCTGCAGGCCGGCCACATCACAGACGGTGTCAGACCAGAGCCAAGCTTCATAAGTGGCAGCAGATGCTCCGCAGACAGAAAACAACGCATCACAGCCACCCTCCCCTCCCCACCAGGTCTCTCCGGCCAGCGCCAGACTGGCCTCACTGGCTTCCGGGCCAGGCCCCGGCGGCCACCTCTCTTGGTCAGGTGCGGAGCGCTGTGCCTCTCAACTGGAGCCTAAGTGTGTCGGGAGCTAGGGGGAGGTGAACTACTTCTGAAGCTGGCACTGATGGGCGAGGACACCACGCTGCCTGGACTGAGGAGTGTGGGACAGCAGAACTGTGCCACGCCAGGATCACCGGCCGCACTTTGCTCCTAACTGACCCCCGCTCAGCTCTGGATTAGACCTGAAATCCTCTGGCTCACGGGCAAATCCCTTCCTGCCTGGCCGAGCGCGTCCACGCCAAggctctgctcctccagctcttcctgggtTGGCGGCCGGCCAGACCCGGGTCGGCCCTTTGTGCCGGATACTGGGCTGCGTGGCTCCTTCTCCTCACCTGTGGAGCTTCCCCCTGATCATGAACTCAATCCCTGCTGGACGGGCGCTGACCtacttcagctcctcctcctgacctggTCTGCTGCGGGACCGCCGTCTCTGTATAGAGTCCTGTCTTCAGCAGACTCTGCTCCACCGCCTGGCCGGGACAGAGTCCCACATGGGCACCAGCAGGAAGCTCATCTTCTCAGATTCAGGCACAGTTTATTCCACACAGCTGCAGTCGAGGCAGCGCTTGTTGACTGGAGCTCAGCACTGGAGGGACATGAATGCGGCCTCCTGATGACCACCGGAGCAGCAAACCCTCGTGAGTCAAGTCAGGAGTCCAGTCATGGCGGGCAGTTTTCAAACCCACTAGAAGAGGTGAAGTTAGCTACCAACAGGTTCATCATCAAGTTCAAGTCAAGCATCTTGTTTGAGGGTTTTCAGGGTCAAAAGGCAAAAGGTCTCCACTGGTTGGTGTTGCATGGGAccctctgaagctgctgcccccgcgacccggcaaagGCTAAGTGGATGAGGATGGGTGGAGTCATTCAGGGTCATGTGATCCATGAAAAGCTCCAGTGAGACAATTCAACAGCAGAATAAGACGGTTGCTGGATCAAGTCCAAAATACATGATGTGACATCAGCAACATCAGCAAACAACATTTGTATCAAAGCGAGGTTGTCCTTCACTGCTGAGGCTAACGCCGGAGGTAACTCTGAGGCTAACACTGGAGGTAACTCTGAGGCTAACACTGGAGGTAACTCTGAGGCTAACACTGGAGGTAACTCTGAGGCTAACGCCGGAGGTAACTCTGAGGCTAACACCGGAGGTAACTCTGAGGCTAACACTGGAGGTAACTCTGAGGCTAACACCGGAGGTAACTCTGAGGCTAACACTGGAGGTAACTCTGAGGCTAACACTGGAGGTAACTCTGAGGCTAACGTCAAAGGTAACTCTGAGGCTAACACTGGAGGTAACTCTGAGGCTAACGTCAAAGGTAACTCTGAGGCTAACACTGGAGGTAGCTCTGAGGCTAACGCCGGAGGTAACTCTGAGGCTAACGCCGGAGGTAACTCTGAGGCTAACACTGGAGGTAACTCTGAGGCTAACACTGAAGGTAACTCTGAGGCTAACGCCGGAGGTAACTCTGAGGCTAACACTGAAGGTAACTCTGAGGCTAACACTGAAGGTAACTCTGAGGCTAACGCCGGAGGTAACTCTGAGGCTAACACTGAAGGTAACTCTGAGGCTAACACCGGAGGTAACTCTGAGGCTAACACTGAAGGTAACTCTGAGGCTAACACTGAAGGTAACTCTGAGGCTAACGCCGGAGGTAACTCTGAGGCTAACACTGAAGGTAACTCTGAGGCTAACACCGGAGGTAACTCTGAGGCTAACACTGGAGGTAACTCTGAGGCTAACACTGAGGGTACACGACACATGCAGGTGTATTCACACCACACCACAGTATTTCACACCTCGTGTGACTTCAGGAGGTCTTAAACACTCCAGGCTTGTTAAGTCCCATCATGCAGCGCAACAGTTACAGCTCAGGTTGAGGTCAAATGTAAACAGTGGCTTGTGGTGCCAAGCCTCTCCTGCGGCTCCTCTGACAAGTGCTCCAGCACGACTTTAAAGACAAGCGTATCCAGCTCTGGCGTGAAGCCACGCGGCGGGCCGGACCCGGCCCCCGGGCCGCGGGCTGGACACACTGCAGCTCGTCCTACCTGAGGGTCTTCGATGGTCAGGCCGTCTTCATAGTCGTACAAGTCCGGGTTTTCCAGATTGAGCTCGTTCCCATCGTAGTGGCTTCCGTGGTAGGAGTCTGCTTGTCGGGAGAATCTTGGACTGGCCACCACAGCCTGGAGGGTGAAGAGTCCCAGCACCAGCCGCACCAGCGTCCTCATGGTTCACCTGCGCAGAAGCCACACCGGTTCATTGGGCCGCGCAGGTCACTGGAGGTGACTCGCttgactttcttcttctcagtTAGCGTTTGATAAAAACGTCCTGCTGTTGCAGGTCTGTCTTTTCAAAGGACCAATATAAACCCCTCTCACCGTCTTCTCCATCTGTGCCCGGGCATCCCACACAAGAAGACGACTGGTGCTGTCAAGTCCAAAACCACAATGCAAACTAGGGCTGGATGGACTAGAGGCAGCAGAGTCACACACTCGTATTCCAGGGGACAAATGTCATGAGAGGCTGAGGGTGAAGTTTCAACTCCAGATCTGGTGTAGAAGCATCAGTCATCTGCGTAACTCGTCATTCAGTGAAGGTCAGAGCAGCGACTCGTCATGTCAGTCACTCACCAACCAGCAGGTCCATGAGTATTGGAGTATATTGACGAGTACTTCAAGAAATGATTGCGTTCCAGCCATGAGCTAGTCGCTAGCTCCATAGCAACTAGCTAACTAAGGTGGCAGTTCCACCACGTACAAACTACATCAAACCTTCATTCTGACTTTGAAGAGGGGATTTTATGGAGGGAATTTCCTCATGTTGCTTCCAGGAGTCGACTTCGCTGCTCTGCTGTTGATCAAGAGGTCATTTCCTCTCTGCGAGCCCAGGTCCACAGATGCAGGGAGCTAAGCTAGCACTTGTCCTGGCTCTATAGAAGTGGAAGTAAGAGGTAGACGACTGCTTAGGTCTATGGCTCGGCTAACACAGGCTATGAAGAGCTGACTTTTTATTggtttttttgctttattggttatgaaaaatattaacacactcattatttaaaacaaacaaaataaacatataaataaagaaTTTAGATcccaaataaaactgatgctaaaataagtccatctATTTCATGATGCTGTTCTCTGAGTCGTTTCTGGGCTGTTCTGTTCCGGAGCTCCTgacgagggcggagcctgacggaggtgtggatgggggcggagtctgagaggtcaaggtgtgtgtgagctgctgctctgttgatgtagaggctcagaaacagctggagagagatggaggtcggccatcttgcttTATAGTGTTGGGCTTCTGACTTCCCTCTGTTCTACAGTTCCATCATGGGGATTTGAACATTTAGGATCCAGGATCCTTCAGGTCCGAATCGCGATCACTGCCACagtgagggggcggggccaaagCAGACTACAAtgattggtggaattggtgGGAAAGTTGCGTTGTTGGACAAAACTGCAGCGCCGCACAGAAATCGCTGCGATTGGTTGGAATTGTGTTCATAGTTGCGATCAGGTTCAGGTAAAGTTCACCAAAACTACTGAAAAACTACTGAAACTGcaaacaacagacaaaaaaatataacaaaagtGTTGTCTTCAAAACTTtacttcaaataaaataaagccaaaactaaactgaaactaagcCTTTTTCAAAAACCGACTGTatttaaagacagaaaaaaaaacgaaataaaaaCTGAAGCGAATGAAAACTCCTCAACTTTTATAACTGGGGGATCGCATCAtggccatctcctggagggactggaggagcagaggggggTGAGGAGAGAGACGGGCCGAGGCGGAGGAGAAGCCAAaagccaaagaagaagcagGCGGTGCCGGGCCGGTCCCGGTGCTGGGTGCTGCACCTCTGCATGCCGGCCCTCAGCTCTGACTGGAATGTGGCGGAGGAACCATGTTTGCCAGCCTGGAGGAGCCGGTCCAGGATGGCAAAGCTGGGCCGGTTCTGCAGAGAGAGCGGTCTGACCGGGCCACCCTTCCTCTGTCTGAGCCTCATGCAAATGACAAAAGCCAGAAAATAAGCCCTGAACCATCAGCATGTTGCCGTGCCCTGAGATCCCTCTGGTGTTGTGTGCTGCGGGGAGCCATGCGACGGAGCAGCTGCTAAGCTCTGCGCAGTAACACTCCCATATTGTCTGAGTTGGTCGGTCTGAGGAGCCAGTTTGCTTCTCATGGCTCGGACCAGTCAGTGACCTGCCGACATGGGGTCCGGTCTGGGACGTGTCAGTCTCCTGCTGCACAGCGTCCAGCAGGGCGGCGGAGGCagatggagaagagagagagagaaggtgaaGACACTGGCCCtcagggtgagatggagagaCCCCTGGCCCCTCACAGTGGGCCTTTATGAGGCCTGCTCCCTGTCCGTCTCTGCACTCAAACTCCAAATTCCACCGAGGTTTGTGGACAGGACAGCAGTCAGTTACGGGACAAGCTgcactcaacacacacacacacacacacacacacacacctggagagACACGTCCTCTCACTGATGCTCGCCCAACACACACCCATCTGTCAGCCAGAGAAACCTGAGAAGCCCGGGCGGCTATTTCTGGAGGTTTTAAGCCATTTCAAACCACCTTCTGTGGTCTTGAGGAGAGGAATCTGCTGCTGCGGGAGCAAATCTAATAATGCAAATGACAAGTGGTGGAGGAGGCGAGCGGCTGTCAGAGTTGCGCCGGAGCTCGCCGCCTCTGACAGAGGGCTTCTATTGGAGGACAGAGCCGCGCTTTTATCCCGGCCATCACTGTGTCCTGTGTGTGAAAACTCCCTCGCCCCTCGTGTTTTGCTTGGCTCCACGGACCACATTTTCCCCGCAAAACATGCCGCACGGACGTCTTCGCCGCAGGTCGCAGCTCAAGTCAGACGCGGATCTCGCACCAACGGCTCCAGAAGAGACATTTAGGGGCCCCAGAATCTCACACGACGACGAGCGCGGAAACGGCACATGACGCTGGGAAAGACAGCGACCAGGTCGCAGAGGTGTTTAGCTAGTTACGATTCTCGCTACGCGATCGAAGCGGCGCCCGAGTCGGCGGCGGGAAGGAAAGACTTACCTCTGTCTCCTGCTTTTCCAAATGGTCCCTTCAGCTGTGATGGAGATGCTGAGGGCTCCGGGACTCGGCCAATGGTGAGAGGTCGCGCAGAGGTGCCCTGGCGAGGgagggtggtgtgtgtgtgtgagtgtgtgtgtgtgtgtggggtgtgaGGGTCTGTGAGTGCCCTGCCGCGTATGTGTCAAGGTAGGCACTGAGACCGATTGGCCCGGAGCAGGTTGTTTTTGGTCACTCGGAGCCCCCCTCCCCTTCGCTGCACACACACCTTCATCGCTCACATATACATGACACACAGAAcacgaccccccccccccccgcccccccagcCGGGCAGATAGCTTCAGATCCTCTACAAGTGTTTCCTTTATTTTCCTCCCAGCGCGGTTCAATCGCAGCTAAATATTTCTTTTCCTGCAGCAAAACTCCGGCATGTGTAGCTTTCATGTACGAGGGGGATGCTCGGGGTGCGGGCACACAATGGGGCCACTGTGAGCGGCCCCTGTTAGCATGGAGCTGAGAGGAAGTCTGGCTCGGAGCAAGGCCTCCCTCCCGGCCTTCCACTTCGCATCTGTCTGTCTGGAGTTCAGGTGTGAGGGAGGCGCACCGCTGCTGTGCTCCTGAGGCGGACTTGACCCGAGTCTTCACAGGGACTCGTCACCTTGAATCAAGCCCGACCCGCGTCTTCAGGCTCCAGGAGTGTCAACTGACACGTGGGCAACACATTTCACAAGTGAAGTGGGAGCTGGGTGGGTCCGGGTGGACTCCACTGATTCACGACGACAACCGGCCCCAAATCGTTTTGGCCGAGTCCCAGTCGGTGGGATTCATGGTGTGACTAGAGACTAGCAGTTCATGCTTGAATATCGAAGAGATTCTCAGAGAACCGATCACATGTCATTGACAGTGCTAATGCTTACATTGGTTCTAACTTACCTGAACCATAACAGACTGAGATGAGAGATCAGAGCGGACACAGGTGGCGCCGTCCTTCCAGTGAGTCCTGAGCTCAGCGTGAGAGCAAAGAGGGGAAGAGGAAGACTGTGTCCTTTTGCTGTTGACTTTCATTTGACCTTGATTCTGTGGTCGTCTGTTCTGGACGCTGAAACAACTTCTATTTTTCATATTCTTATTGTTTCATTGAGATTTTTCAACTTTGTCGCCCTGACTTGGAGGCTAAGCCAGCTGACTTGTGACGCACGCACGAGTCTTCCTACATATTCACTGCTCACAGAATAAATGCTCGACACACTATCGACATATTCACCATCATCTGCTTCATAAAAGGCAcgttctttttattattatctatcCTCTCTTAATATCtcaagtgatgatgatgatgatggctggtcTTCATTACTGTCGTCGAGCCGTGCTGTATTTCCTCCCCTGGcgcctgccacctgctggtggacAGTAGGAACTGCACCAGGCTCCATGTTTACAGAGTGGCTTGTCTAAAAGCTGCGATGCTGCCTGTCGCAAAGTTGCAAGTTTGGGGCCAGAAATGCTGCCACATGTTTTTAGAATCATGAAAGAATCACTCAGTAGCAAACACTtttagcacttttttttatttcattatgtaCAGTTATGATGCAACcagtaattaaataataataaaaaaaaatctcttgcaTGGTTCTTGGTTCGCAGGAACCAGAAATCCTAACGTGCTGTATGAACAGGATGAGAAAATGCTAGCTCATCGGTGCAAAATGATTTAGCTCGACTGCTGAAGGATGCAGAGATGATCAACATGAATCTCATAAAGAAGCATTTGgctttgaaacaaacaagatCCAAACAATAAACACTGCGTCGGCTGGGCTGCTCTGAGCGTAGAAAAATCTCATTGGACGATCCACCGTGGCGATCCAAGGCACCAAAGTGACAACAGGAAACTCTCTACTCTAACAGCGCAGCAGCGTCTCCGGCGCTCAGGCTCTAGCGCCGCTGCTGAGGCAGGTGAGCCTCCGTCACGCCTCAGATGACGATGGACCGCAGGAGGCGGAAGCAGAGGATGACGTCCCGGGGGATCGGAGGCTTGATGTCGTTGCCGTCCAGTCGAAGGTAGCGTAACCGAGGCGTGCTCTCGTTGGAGTCGTCCACCGTGTCGATGTCGAAGGGGCAGACGTTGGAGCCGTTCACGTCTGAAATGCAAAGGACAGTTAGAGGACCTGGAAGGAGAAGGTGGCGCCACTGGGTGACGGCGACTCACTCTTGATGTTGTTATGGTCCAGGTAGAGGTGCTCCAGACCCGAGGGGATCAGCGGCACCTCGGTCAGCTGGTTgtaggacagctgcagatccaGCATGTTGGAGACGTTGAACACGTTCTTCGGCACGCCGCTGCTGCCGAGCTTGTTGTGGTTGAGCCTGAGGAAGGCCACCTTGGGCAGCCCTTTGAAGTAGCCCGCCGGGatcttgttgatgttgttgtggtCCAGGAAGAGCTGCGTGGTGCTGGGCGGGAGCCCGAAAGGCATGCTGCTCAGCTGGTTCTTGGCCAGGTTGATTTGCACCAGGTTGTTCAGCCCCTTCAGGCTCACCTCGGTCACATCTTCATCCATCAGCTTGTTTCCCTGGAGGTCCAGGAGATTCAGCTTATTCAGACCTGCGAAGGCCCCAGCCGGGATCTCAGAGATGCGGTTACGGGACAGGCGCAGCTGCTCCAGGCTGGCGGGCAGCGGGGAGGGCACACTGGACAGCAGGTTGTCATCCATGTACAGGTGCGCCAGGTGGGACAGAGCGCCGATAACCCCGGCCTCCACTCCTTCGCTGGTCACCTTGTTGCGGTTCAGGTTGACCCAGCGCAGTTGCGTGGCGTTTTGCAGGGCTTCAGCTGGGACCCCGGTGATGTGGTTGTTCTGCAAGTACAGGTACCAGGTGTAGGGCGGGATGCTCGGGATTCTCTTCAGCCCTTTGTTGTCGCAGTAGACAGCTCGAGGAAAGCTGGGGGGGCAGGTGCACTCTTTCGGGCAGCCTTGAATCTGGGCCACCAGTTCATCGTACGGCATGTCTTGGGTCAGAACCAGCCCGCTCAGGAAGAGGATTCCGACGAGATGAGTGAGTGCCATGCTCATGTCCAAGCTGCAGGGGAAAACAACGGAGAGGTTAGAACCTTGAAGAGGCTCGTGCTCTGGTTTGGTTGCACTTTGCCGAGTCACACAAGGAACAGCGTCCAAGCTGTCTACAAGTCAGAGACCGGTGTCTCCTGAAGGTGGAGACTACATCTTTATTGAACCACAAACGTTCAGTCCGACCAATGGAAGGCCCAACAGAACGAGGCTCGCTGTGGTCCCACAAAGCCTTTCCCAAACCTCCAAATCCCTTTTAAAGGCCGGAGGTGCGGCCCCCTAACGACAGGGTAATGACTGCGGCTCATCCAGCGTTTTGCAGGAGCAGCTCAGGAGATGAAGGTAAGTTGTGGTTGTCTGCTCCGACAAGGCGAGCGATGGACGAGACAAAGCCGGAGCTAGCGTCCCTTCCCAGCCCTGCCTTCCAGCTGTCATCTGGAGCTTGTTTAAATTCTTGATGCCTTCCACGTTCGTCTGGAAGTCATTCCACGTCGGCCGTGTTTTCCGAGGATGGGCCAGCTTCAAAGACCCGCGCGGCACACCTGCTTTCACAACCATGCCACTGCTTCTCCACTTGAACAGGGCTGGAGCTTTAAGCTGCAAAGAATGCTGTGGTGGCGTTCCAGGGAGACAGCCTTGCGTGGTACCCACACTCAGTGACACCAGCGCTTACCTCTCGGTGACGGGATCCTTCAAGCGCGCTCCCCGGCGATGAGCGCTCCTCGCTCAGCTCCCGGTATTTGTACCTGCAGCTCCTTCATTCAGCGTGTGCCAGCCTGCCACTCATGATGACACCAGAGCTTTTCCTGGCCAAATCCCATGTTCGTAGGATCGAAGGTCATAATCCCGCGGTCGTGAGTTGTGAGCTAAGCCTCTCCAGCACTTGACTCCTGGCCCAGATACCATGCTTCCCTGCCTGGGCTCTCCTCAATCCCTAATCCTGCTGGAGCCTATTCCAGATCctcctatctatctgtctatctatctatctatctatctatctatctatctatctatctatctatctatctatctatctatctatctatctatctgtctatctatctatctatctatctatctatctgtctatctatctatctatctgtccatctatccatctatctatctatctatctatctatctatctatctatctatctatctatctatctatctatctgtctatctatctatctatctatctatccatctatctatctatctatctatctatctatctatctatctatctatctatctgtctatctgtctgtctgtctgtctgtccgtctgtccatctgtctgtctgtctatctatctatatatctatctgtctatctatccatccatccatccattcatctatctgtccatctatctatctatctgtccatctatctgtctgtctgtctatctatctatccacctgTTAACTCAGGTGCGTCTAGAGTCAGGTCAGCGCAGCACATGATCCTTTATTAATGGgtttatttattcttgtttttaaattgtatttttttaacctgaGTCAATACAATCCAAACTAAAAACTGCGATTGTGAGATGAACACTTGTCTAACCTCACCTCAGGGCTTACggaaggtcacatgactcaaaaGAGAACAGAACTGTGTTGCGCTGTGCCGCTAGCAACTCTAGCTGTTACGCTCTTGTTCATCAGATTTGAACCTCATTTTATAGGAGTTCCAGCACCAGGTGCCACACATGTTCACCTCATCAAGCCTCCTCGACTTCatgaccttaaaaaaaaaggcctcCTCTGTCGAgcgatgaaaataaatgtgtcaaactcagggtGACGCCTGGTTGccctgttgcagtgcattatggaaccAGCCGGATCAGCACTTCACACAGGGAGCTTCATTTCAAAACTATTCCCATAAATAAAGCCTTATGATCAGAAGATCATCACCCTTCAGACGCCCTCTCTGACAAGAACGGATGGTCACCTGGCGACGGTGGTTCCGCGCCGCGGGGGAAGACTAGCCACGGCAGCTGCGCGGTGTTATGTGAGGAGTCAGACTTAATCTGAGAGGATTTCTCCTCAGGTTGGCAAGACAGGCCTGTTGTTGCGGCGGCGATCCCGCGCCAGGCAGCGTGACCTGTGAGCGAGCCCTCATGAGGCCGCGCTCGCTTCAAGTGATGACGGCAGCGGCGGATAATCCCGCCGGCTTGTGTGAGGAGCCCAGGCGGCGGAGGCACGAGCGCTGCTCCAAGCCCATTACAGCTAACTGTATTTGCAGAGGTGAGCGTGGAACCTGCGTGGAGCTGCTCTCAGGAATAACTGGAGAAGGGAAGCCACGTCAAACTCACATGTCGCTGCAGACTTTACACCAAATTATTTCAGGACGGATCAGCGCAGCTTTGTTCGCTGCTGAATCATGAACATCTCAGCTCCAGGGCTGAGGGGGTCAAACTCAGGCGCCAACAATGGGCCTCAACTGAGCCTTAGCATGGGAACCAAagatctttttctgtttttgtccctAAACAGGACTCAGTCATTGGAGCGTCTTTTGTTGGAGGCTAAATTAGCATAGTGCTGCCACATTTGCTGCGCTGTTGCACCAGAAAACACCCCTCAATTCCtccttgaaacacaaaaacctgcttcttcctcctcctcctgaacaCACCCAGCCCTCCAGCTACACGTCCACATTATCAGTACCTGTTCTTCTGCCTCAGTTCTTCTCAGAAAACAACATGCTAAATGCTGCGTAGCAACGTTGCAATCTATCAGCTGCTGACGTGTGAGTCATGAAGTCAGCAACCTTTCGTGACTGTAGACTTTAAATCTCCAATCCGGACATGAAATGATGTGGCTGTCCAGATGTGGCCCCCGGGGGCCACTGCACATTCCTGAGAGGAAGGCGAGAGGCTCTTCTTCAGGACGTGCGTCTCATCTAAAGTGACATGCAGCTGGAGAGACGCATACAGGAAAGGAATCTGCAGAATCTGTCCTTTTCATGGGCAGCAGATTATGACTACTTAACTGTGGAGCCTCAAAggacacaaaaatataaaaatacgaTTTAGCTTGCAGAGCAGCTAACCTGTTGCTGCGTCACCAAAACAGCTAGTCGACATTCTTGGGCTGCAAAATTGTTGGATTAAACTCCAGAAATACAAGTAaaccaagtcatttcatgtttgttttaagaAATGCTGACTATTTTAGAGGCGATTTCAGATGCTCCTGAAGCAAAAGCCTCCATGCTAGCTTGCTCAGGAGGAGCTTTGCTCACGAGGagctgttttgaagtcaagagGATTTGTAAAATGTGTAGAAAAATGATGGCGCATCATGAAGTGTGATGCTGTTTACAGACCTAAAGTGATTCCTCAAGAACACATTCCACTCAACAGCAAATAAAACGTGTTGCTTCAGCCACCTAAAGAGTGTCATCCTGAAACCATTAGCAACGTGAGCGAGGATTTACAGCTCCTGAACGAGTGAGTCAGCTGGGGTTGAAAGCCAACTTTGGCCTGTGGACTGAGGAGAAACACATGCGGCGGCGGAATATGATAAGGAGGACATCCTGCCAGGCCGTGCCGGCGCTCCAACTCGCCATGGGTTTCTGGGAGAGACTCCAAGCGACGGCTTCGCTGAAACTCTCCTGGAGACTTCCAGTTGTTTGGGCACTGGCATTGTGTTTTTGGTGATTACAGCGTGGAGCTCCGAGCGTCTGGCTGGTGATGTGTCTGCGAGATGTTTGTCTTGAGCCTTTCATGCCTCCCTAATAAGCATTTCACGTCGCAGGCGCTGCTGAAGGCAAAGCTTAGCTGAACAATTCCATCACTGTGTCCAGGATATCGGGGCTTTAAGTAAGAAGAAGTATATTTTCTGATGAAGATATTCATCCCCTCAATATTGCAGTTGTCATGCCGCATATGATCTCAGAAGATGGCGCGCTAACTGTGGCTCCACACCCG
This window contains:
- the kera gene encoding keratocan — encoded protein: MSMALTHLVGILFLSGLVLTQDMPYDELVAQIQGCPKECTCPPSFPRAVYCDNKGLKRIPSIPPYTWYLYLQNNHITGVPAEALQNATQLRWVNLNRNKVTSEGVEAGVIGALSHLAHLYMDDNLLSSVPSPLPASLEQLRLSRNRISEIPAGAFAGLNKLNLLDLQGNKLMDEDVTEVSLKGLNNLVQINLAKNQLSSMPFGLPPSTTQLFLDHNNINKIPAGYFKGLPKVAFLRLNHNKLGSSGVPKNVFNVSNMLDLQLSYNQLTEVPLIPSGLEHLYLDHNNIKNVNGSNVCPFDIDTVDDSNESTPRLRYLRLDGNDIKPPIPRDVILCFRLLRSIVI